One window from the genome of Cryobacterium sp. GrIS_2_6 encodes:
- a CDS encoding DEAD/DEAH box helicase: MTFSELNIDQDLVDALASKGILEPFPIQLQTIPLAMSGQDIIGQAKTGTGKTLGFGLPLIQRLGLDPEPGVQALVVVPTRELCVQVSEDLEMASQNRNTKIVSIYGGKAYEGQIEQLKAGAQIVVGTPGRLLDLASQHLLSLANVREMVLDEADKMLDLGFLSDIERLFAQTPSTRHTMLFSATMPGPIVALARRFMNRPIHIRAQEPDEGLMQANIQHIVYRAHSMDKDEVIGRILMAEGRGKTVIFTRTKRAAAKLVEELGDRGFNATAVHGDLNQDQRERAMASFKAGKKDILIATDVAARGIDVDDVTHVINHTIPEDEKAYLHRVGRTGRAGKTGIAVTFVDWDDMHKWTLINTALDFGVPVPVETYSSSPHLYSDLNIPVGSKGRLRISPVREHAAGTGHSDSGRSDGRSGGAGRTGGAGRSGGSGRGGDGARSDSGRTADAGRSGAARTRTRVSQSTNPDAPAVTPAAGTHDGGGAQHHDGNSAPRRRSRSRRSAPAAGGVN; this comes from the coding sequence GTGACTTTCTCCGAACTCAATATCGACCAGGACCTGGTTGACGCTCTCGCCAGCAAAGGCATCCTCGAGCCGTTCCCGATCCAGCTCCAGACCATCCCGCTCGCGATGAGCGGGCAGGACATCATCGGCCAGGCCAAGACGGGCACCGGTAAGACCCTCGGCTTCGGCCTCCCCCTCATCCAGCGTCTCGGCCTCGACCCCGAGCCCGGCGTGCAGGCGCTCGTGGTCGTGCCTACGCGCGAACTGTGCGTGCAGGTCAGCGAGGACCTCGAGATGGCCTCGCAGAACCGCAACACCAAGATCGTGTCCATCTACGGCGGCAAGGCGTACGAGGGCCAGATCGAGCAGCTCAAGGCCGGCGCCCAGATCGTCGTCGGCACCCCCGGCCGCCTGCTCGACCTCGCGAGCCAGCACCTGCTGAGCCTCGCCAACGTGCGCGAGATGGTCCTCGACGAGGCGGACAAGATGCTCGACCTCGGCTTCCTGTCCGACATCGAGCGTCTCTTCGCCCAGACGCCGTCGACCAGGCACACCATGCTCTTCTCCGCGACGATGCCCGGCCCGATCGTGGCCCTCGCCCGCCGGTTCATGAACCGGCCCATCCACATCCGCGCGCAGGAGCCCGACGAAGGCCTCATGCAGGCCAACATCCAGCACATCGTCTACCGTGCCCACAGCATGGACAAGGACGAGGTCATCGGCCGCATCCTGATGGCGGAAGGCCGCGGCAAGACCGTGATCTTCACCCGCACCAAGCGCGCGGCCGCCAAGCTCGTCGAGGAACTCGGCGACCGCGGCTTCAACGCGACTGCCGTGCACGGCGACCTCAACCAGGACCAGCGCGAACGCGCCATGGCCTCGTTCAAGGCAGGCAAGAAGGACATCCTGATCGCAACGGATGTCGCCGCTCGCGGAATCGACGTCGACGACGTCACCCACGTGATCAACCACACCATCCCCGAGGACGAGAAGGCGTACCTGCACCGCGTCGGGCGCACCGGGCGCGCAGGCAAGACCGGCATCGCGGTCACGTTCGTCGACTGGGACGACATGCACAAGTGGACGCTGATCAACACCGCACTCGACTTCGGCGTTCCGGTTCCCGTCGAAACGTACTCCTCGTCACCGCACCTGTACTCCGACCTCAACATCCCGGTCGGCTCGAAGGGGCGCCTGCGCATCTCCCCCGTGCGCGAGCACGCCGCGGGAACCGGCCACTCGGACTCCGGCCGTTCGGACGGACGCTCCGGCGGTGCCGGGCGCACCGGCGGCGCCGGCCGCTCCGGCGGATCGGGCCGCGGCGGCGACGGGGCACGCTCGGATTCGGGTCGCACCGCAGACGCCGGCCGTTCCGGTGCAGCACGCACCCGCACCCGCGTCAGCCAGTCCACCAACCCCGACGCCCCTGCCGTGACCCCGGCAGCGGGCACCCACGACGGCGGCGGAGCCCAGCACCACGACGGCAACAGCGCGCCGCGCCGACGCAGCCGTTCGCGCCGCTCGGCTCCCGCGGCCGGCGGCGTCAACTAG
- a CDS encoding PHP domain-containing protein, whose translation MAGERQFRGPIDLHAHSSVSDGTETPSQLVRAASAAGLGTVALTDHDSTAGWHEAAAAARTAGITLIPGMEFSTRVSSASVHLLAYLFDPSDAGIVAETARVRQARLVRAEEMVERIGVDYALTWDDVLAQTTPDATVGRPHIADALVARGFALTRSEAFAGILHWESGYYQPHYAPDLLRAVGLVVAAGGVPVIAHPATRGAGDVIPEDRLARLVEAGLFGLELEHRENKTAAKARLYSLATKYGLVVTGSSDYHGEGKPNRLGENTTTPEVLDRILQRATGSEPVFT comes from the coding sequence ATGGCAGGCGAACGGCAATTCAGGGGTCCCATCGACCTGCACGCGCATTCCAGCGTTTCGGATGGCACGGAAACTCCCTCCCAGCTGGTCCGGGCCGCGTCTGCGGCCGGTCTCGGCACCGTCGCGCTGACCGACCACGACTCCACTGCGGGCTGGCACGAGGCCGCCGCAGCGGCCCGCACCGCCGGCATCACGCTCATTCCCGGGATGGAATTCAGTACCCGGGTGTCGTCTGCGAGCGTGCACCTGCTGGCATATCTTTTCGACCCTTCGGATGCCGGAATCGTCGCGGAGACAGCGCGGGTGCGGCAGGCCCGCCTCGTCCGCGCCGAAGAGATGGTCGAGAGGATCGGTGTCGACTACGCCCTCACCTGGGACGACGTTCTCGCGCAGACCACACCGGATGCTACGGTCGGCCGCCCGCACATCGCCGACGCCCTGGTCGCCCGGGGCTTCGCCCTCACGCGGAGTGAGGCCTTCGCGGGCATCCTGCACTGGGAATCCGGCTACTACCAGCCGCATTACGCCCCTGACCTGCTGCGCGCCGTCGGTCTCGTCGTTGCCGCCGGGGGAGTGCCGGTCATCGCACACCCCGCGACCCGCGGAGCTGGCGACGTCATCCCGGAGGACCGGCTCGCCCGCCTCGTCGAGGCCGGGCTGTTCGGGCTCGAACTCGAGCACCGCGAGAACAAGACGGCCGCGAAGGCGCGGCTCTATTCGCTCGCGACCAAGTACGGGCTCGTCGTCACAGGGTCGAGCGACTACCACGGCGAGGGCAAACCGAACCGTCTCGGGGAGAACACCACGACACCCGAGGTGCTCGACCGCATCCTGCAGCGGGCGACCGGCTCGGAGCCCGTCTTCACCTAG
- a CDS encoding aminopeptidase P family protein — MANSTETVPTVTAKPRPNENRSTTPGSDGFKSYISSGWAERVDTLPPAREQAPFAAARRARVSAMYPGQRLIVPAGRLKQRSNDTDYAFRAHSSFSHLTGWGSDSEPGAVLVLEPTTTGHDATLYFRERAGRDSDEFYANADIGEFWIGPRPSIAQVASDLAITVRGIADLDSVLTVVDSETLVIREADPAFTVAVDEGRLRFAADKVLGDNATNTPFSLEVNGEHETDDRFARDLSELRLVKDSYEIAQMRLAIAATGRGFEDVIRDLPRSSAHERGERLVEGVFNTRARSDGNAVGYDTIAASGPHACILHWTRNDGPLNPGDLILLDAGIEVDSYYTADVTRTLPVDGTFSPVQRRVYEAVREAADAAFAVAKPGAIFREVHAAAMAVIARRTAEWGMLPVTAEEALKPENGQHRRYMVHGTSHHLGIDVHDCAQARRDMYLDGVIEAGMIFTIEPGLYFQPDDLTVPFEFRGIGVRIEDDVLITATGAENLSVGIPRTADDVEAWIASLTA, encoded by the coding sequence ATGGCCAATTCCACCGAAACCGTGCCCACCGTCACCGCCAAGCCCCGCCCGAACGAGAACCGTTCCACGACGCCGGGGTCGGACGGTTTCAAGTCCTACATCTCGAGCGGCTGGGCCGAGCGCGTCGACACGCTCCCGCCGGCCCGCGAGCAGGCGCCGTTCGCAGCGGCACGGCGTGCCCGCGTGTCCGCGATGTACCCGGGGCAGCGCCTCATCGTGCCGGCCGGCCGTCTCAAGCAGCGCTCGAACGACACCGACTACGCCTTCCGTGCCCACTCCTCCTTCTCGCACCTCACCGGCTGGGGCAGCGACTCCGAGCCCGGCGCCGTGCTCGTACTCGAGCCGACGACGACCGGGCACGACGCGACGCTGTACTTCCGTGAGCGCGCCGGACGCGACTCCGACGAGTTCTACGCCAACGCGGACATCGGCGAGTTCTGGATCGGGCCGCGCCCCTCCATCGCCCAGGTGGCGAGCGACCTCGCCATCACTGTGCGCGGCATCGCCGACCTCGACTCTGTGCTCACGGTCGTCGACTCCGAGACGCTCGTCATCCGCGAGGCCGACCCGGCCTTCACCGTCGCCGTCGACGAGGGCCGCCTCCGCTTCGCCGCGGATAAGGTGCTCGGCGACAACGCCACGAACACCCCGTTCAGCCTCGAGGTCAACGGCGAGCACGAGACGGACGACCGTTTCGCCCGAGACCTGTCCGAGCTGCGCCTCGTGAAGGACTCATACGAGATCGCCCAGATGCGCCTCGCGATCGCGGCCACCGGGCGGGGCTTCGAGGACGTCATTCGCGACCTGCCCCGGTCGAGTGCCCACGAACGCGGCGAACGCCTCGTCGAGGGCGTCTTCAACACCCGCGCCCGCTCCGACGGGAACGCGGTCGGGTACGACACGATCGCGGCCTCCGGTCCGCACGCGTGCATCCTGCACTGGACCCGCAACGACGGCCCGCTCAACCCGGGCGACCTGATCCTGCTCGACGCGGGTATCGAGGTCGACAGCTATTACACCGCTGACGTCACCCGCACCCTTCCCGTCGACGGCACCTTCTCCCCTGTGCAGCGTCGCGTGTACGAGGCCGTGCGCGAGGCAGCGGATGCCGCGTTCGCCGTGGCCAAGCCCGGCGCGATCTTCCGTGAGGTGCACGCCGCAGCCATGGCGGTCATCGCCCGCCGGACCGCGGAGTGGGGCATGCTCCCTGTCACCGCCGAGGAGGCACTCAAGCCGGAGAACGGGCAGCACCGCCGGTACATGGTGCACGGCACGAGCCATCACCTCGGCATCGACGTGCACGACTGCGCCCAGGCCAGACGCGACATGTACCTGGACGGCGTGATCGAGGCCGGGATGATCTTCACGATCGAACCGGGCCTGTACTTCCAGCCGGACGACCTCACCGTGCCGTTCGAGTTCCGCGGCATCGGTGTCCGCATCGAGGACGACGTGCTGATCACGGCGACCGGCGCCGAAAACTTGTCCGTCGGCATCCCTCGCACCGCCGACGACGTCGAGGCCTGGATCGCCTCTCTCACCGCCTGA
- a CDS encoding general stress protein has product MSNQNPFGNRGPALFPVLPKGEVLATYETYAEAQAAVDTLAKADFPVKQLSIVGNDLKTVERVTGKLTWGRVALAGAASGAWLGIFFGLLFFIFSPTGAGLPFVLAAVLMGAGFGMLFGVVSYALNRRRRDFTSTMQVMASNYQIIVEAVLVNKARNLLHGTVEPVADRFVDPEPAQPEPSAPAARPEQPAPPYGQFAPPAVAPAPEASPTASAD; this is encoded by the coding sequence ATGAGCAATCAGAACCCTTTTGGCAATCGCGGTCCGGCCCTGTTCCCGGTTTTACCCAAGGGCGAGGTGCTCGCGACCTATGAGACGTACGCCGAGGCGCAGGCCGCGGTCGACACCCTGGCGAAGGCCGATTTCCCGGTGAAACAGCTCTCGATCGTCGGCAACGACCTCAAGACCGTCGAGCGGGTCACCGGGAAACTGACCTGGGGGCGCGTCGCCCTCGCCGGTGCGGCCTCCGGCGCCTGGCTCGGAATCTTCTTCGGCCTGTTGTTCTTCATCTTCTCACCGACAGGGGCGGGACTGCCCTTCGTCCTCGCTGCGGTGCTGATGGGCGCCGGCTTCGGGATGCTGTTCGGTGTTGTGAGCTACGCGCTCAACCGCAGGCGCCGGGACTTCACCTCGACGATGCAGGTGATGGCGAGCAACTACCAGATCATCGTCGAGGCCGTGCTCGTGAACAAGGCGCGCAACCTCCTGCACGGCACAGTGGAACCCGTCGCGGACAGGTTTGTCGATCCGGAGCCTGCCCAGCCGGAGCCCTCGGCCCCGGCGGCCCGTCCGGAGCAGCCCGCCCCGCCGTACGGCCAGTTCGCCCCTCCGGCAGTCGCCCCCGCCCCGGAGGCCTCGCCCACCGCATCCGCCGACTAG
- a CDS encoding CBS domain-containing protein, with protein sequence MTATRVFVARLAGCSVFDPAGDRVGKVRDVLVVYRKDDPPLAVGLIVEIPGKRRVFVSMSRVTSIGSGQIITTGLINVRRFEQRGGEVRVIAELLGREVIFNDGSGEATVEDVSIEETKQGAWEIAQLFVRRPKASVSLFAKGATTFATWSDVREKTTVGQAQSAEQLIATYSDLKPADLANTMLDLPPERMHEVASELPDGRLADVLEEMPETEQVAILTRLGDARAADVLDHMQPDDAADLIAQLPEEHGEQLLDLMEPEEADDVRFLLTYAPDTAGGLMTTEPIIVSADATVAEGLALIRRHDLAPALGAAICVTLPPYEPPTGRFLGMVHFQRMLRYPPHERLGTLLDQGLDPVTADTSAAEVTRILASYDLVSVPVVDDNHRLVGVVTIDDVLDYLLPDDWRSHDGNDDVRRRAAARSELKTGSIPLPHGRRTGNGPK encoded by the coding sequence GTGACTGCCACCAGAGTCTTCGTCGCCCGATTGGCCGGGTGTTCAGTCTTCGACCCCGCGGGCGATCGCGTCGGCAAGGTCCGTGACGTGCTCGTGGTCTACCGAAAAGACGATCCGCCCCTCGCGGTCGGACTCATTGTGGAAATCCCGGGCAAGCGCCGCGTCTTCGTGTCGATGAGCCGGGTCACGAGCATCGGCTCCGGCCAGATCATCACGACCGGCCTGATCAACGTGCGCCGCTTCGAACAGCGCGGCGGCGAGGTCCGCGTCATTGCGGAGCTCCTGGGACGCGAGGTCATCTTCAACGACGGCTCCGGCGAGGCGACCGTCGAGGACGTGTCGATCGAGGAGACCAAGCAGGGAGCCTGGGAAATCGCCCAGCTCTTCGTCCGCCGTCCCAAGGCGAGCGTGTCCCTCTTCGCGAAGGGCGCGACGACATTCGCCACCTGGAGCGACGTCCGCGAGAAGACCACCGTCGGCCAGGCCCAGTCCGCCGAGCAGCTCATCGCGACCTATTCCGACCTCAAGCCCGCCGACCTCGCCAACACCATGCTCGACCTTCCCCCAGAGCGGATGCACGAGGTCGCGAGCGAGCTTCCCGACGGCCGCCTCGCCGACGTCCTCGAGGAGATGCCAGAGACCGAACAGGTCGCCATCCTCACCCGGCTCGGCGATGCCCGCGCCGCCGACGTGCTCGACCACATGCAGCCGGACGACGCGGCCGACCTCATCGCCCAACTGCCGGAGGAACACGGCGAGCAGCTGCTCGACCTGATGGAGCCGGAGGAAGCCGACGACGTCCGCTTCCTGCTCACCTACGCGCCGGACACGGCCGGCGGACTGATGACGACGGAGCCCATCATCGTCTCCGCCGACGCGACCGTCGCAGAGGGCCTCGCCCTCATCCGCCGCCACGACCTCGCCCCCGCGCTCGGAGCAGCGATCTGCGTCACCCTCCCGCCCTACGAGCCGCCGACCGGCCGTTTCCTCGGCATGGTGCATTTCCAGCGGATGCTGCGCTACCCGCCGCACGAGCGCCTCGGCACGCTCCTCGACCAGGGTCTCGACCCCGTCACCGCAGACACCTCAGCCGCGGAGGTCACCCGGATCCTCGCGAGCTACGACCTCGTCTCCGTTCCCGTTGTCGACGACAACCACCGACTCGTCGGGGTGGTGACAATTGACGATGTCCTCGACTACCTGTTGCCCGACGACTGGCGAAGTCACGACGGCAATGACGATGTACGCCGCCGGGCAGCCGCCCGCAGCGAGCTGAAGACGGGAAGCATCCCGCTGCCACACGGACGGAGGACCGGCAATGGCCCGAAGTGA
- a CDS encoding DUF1003 domain-containing protein gives MARSDRSDQRLDSPKGLRVAPLSRTRNRNRNRDRPSSDRFGRLTEAIARGMGTPWFLLGLTLFVVFWMGWNTLAPIAWRFDSVALGFIALTLVLSMQASYAAPMILLAQNRQDDRDRVQFEQDRQRAERNLADTEYLAREVVALRLGMKDLASRDFLRSELRALLENLEQREDEEKRSRKRSRKGDREREIDHDHDHDREAGQDRAAATAQATASGIEPSAAPAEAVAPAAPAPPPASARTIEERPPIGR, from the coding sequence ATGGCCCGAAGTGATCGCTCGGATCAGCGCCTCGACTCGCCCAAGGGCCTGCGCGTGGCTCCCCTTTCCCGCACCAGGAACCGCAACCGCAACCGCGACCGGCCGTCGAGCGACCGCTTCGGCCGGCTGACAGAGGCCATCGCCCGCGGCATGGGCACCCCGTGGTTCCTGCTCGGACTCACGCTTTTCGTGGTCTTCTGGATGGGCTGGAACACCCTCGCTCCGATCGCATGGCGCTTCGACTCCGTCGCACTCGGCTTCATCGCACTCACCCTCGTGCTCTCGATGCAGGCCTCCTATGCCGCTCCGATGATCCTGCTCGCGCAGAACCGTCAGGACGACCGCGACCGGGTCCAGTTCGAACAGGACAGGCAGCGCGCCGAACGCAACCTCGCCGACACCGAGTACCTCGCCCGCGAGGTCGTCGCCCTCCGCCTCGGCATGAAGGACCTCGCCTCCCGCGACTTCCTCCGCAGCGAACTCCGTGCCCTCCTCGAGAACCTCGAACAGCGTGAGGACGAGGAGAAACGCAGCCGCAAACGCTCCCGGAAAGGCGACCGCGAGCGGGAAATCGACCACGACCACGACCACGACCGCGAGGCCGGCCAGGACCGGGCGGCCGCGACGGCCCAGGCGACGGCCAGCGGCATCGAGCCCTCGGCCGCGCCGGCGGAAGCAGTCGCACCGGCAGCGCCCGCCCCACCCCCGGCATCCGCCAGGACCATCGAGGAGCGACCCCCGATTGGCCGCTGA
- a CDS encoding P-loop NTPase, translating to MAADSPLSPGAATAEPAGIDARVGAALSRVIDPEIRKPITELGMVAGVHTGNGHTTVDLLLTIAGCPAARQIERDVLETAESVAGAGHVTVSVGVMTREQRRTMTEKLRGGAAARTTQFGAGSLTRVYLVTSGKGGVGKSTITANLAVALAGRGLKVGVVDADVYGFSIPGLLGLVTPGVDGAKGTAVKPTRVGDMILPPINYDVKVISIGMFVEDGGVAVAWRGPMLHRTITQFLTEVYFGDLDVLLLDLPPGTGDVAISIGQLLPQAEVIVVTTPQPAAADIAERSGVVARQTGQTIFGVIENMSGALQPDGSLLELFGAGGGAEVARRLSAGQDTPVPLLASVPLSVPLRTGGDDGRPVVLSDPLDPAALAIDAVAERLFSRARGLSGRSLGVSLK from the coding sequence TTGGCCGCTGACTCGCCCCTGTCGCCGGGCGCGGCAACCGCCGAACCCGCCGGGATCGACGCCCGGGTCGGCGCTGCGCTCTCCCGGGTGATCGACCCGGAGATCCGCAAGCCGATCACCGAGCTCGGCATGGTCGCCGGGGTGCACACCGGGAACGGGCACACCACCGTCGACCTCCTGCTCACGATCGCCGGATGCCCCGCCGCCCGCCAGATCGAACGGGACGTGCTCGAGACGGCCGAGTCCGTCGCCGGTGCAGGGCACGTGACCGTGTCGGTCGGCGTGATGACCCGTGAGCAGCGCCGCACGATGACAGAGAAACTCCGCGGCGGCGCGGCCGCGCGCACGACGCAGTTCGGTGCGGGCTCCCTCACCCGGGTCTATCTCGTCACGAGCGGCAAGGGCGGCGTCGGCAAGTCGACGATCACCGCGAACCTCGCCGTCGCGCTCGCCGGCCGCGGCCTCAAGGTCGGCGTCGTCGACGCGGATGTCTATGGTTTCTCCATTCCCGGTCTGCTCGGCCTCGTCACGCCAGGCGTCGACGGCGCCAAGGGGACCGCCGTCAAACCGACCAGGGTCGGCGACATGATCCTGCCGCCGATCAACTACGACGTGAAGGTCATCTCGATCGGCATGTTCGTGGAGGACGGCGGCGTCGCGGTCGCCTGGCGCGGGCCGATGCTGCACCGTACGATCACCCAGTTCCTCACCGAGGTCTACTTCGGCGACCTCGACGTGCTCCTGCTCGACCTGCCGCCCGGCACCGGCGACGTCGCGATCTCGATCGGCCAGCTGCTGCCCCAGGCCGAGGTCATCGTCGTGACGACCCCGCAGCCCGCCGCGGCGGACATCGCCGAACGCAGCGGCGTCGTCGCCCGCCAAACCGGGCAGACCATCTTCGGCGTCATCGAGAATATGTCCGGCGCCCTCCAGCCGGACGGAAGCCTGCTCGAGCTTTTCGGCGCAGGCGGCGGCGCCGAGGTCGCGCGACGGCTCTCGGCCGGCCAGGACACGCCGGTGCCGCTCCTGGCGAGCGTCCCGCTCAGCGTGCCGCTCCGCACCGGCGGCGACGACGGTCGCCCGGTCGTGCTGAGCGACCCGCTCGACCCGGCGGCCCTGGCGATCGACGCGGTCGCCGAGCGGCTGTTCTCCCGCGCCCGCGGCCTCTCCGGCCGCAGCCTCGGCGTCTCCCTCAAATAA
- a CDS encoding ATP-dependent DNA ligase: MHLQIVITTKLRRRESFIFSWTESADDETESGRSAIWLDASSTLYYRYSVSRVPKINRDWIERLMVSANSAGGLFFSVEPPPVLPVLKSRS; encoded by the coding sequence ATGCACCTGCAGATCGTCATTACGACAAAACTGCGGCGCAGGGAGAGCTTTATCTTTTCGTGGACGGAGTCGGCCGATGACGAGACCGAGAGCGGGCGCAGCGCCATCTGGCTCGACGCCAGCAGCACACTGTATTACCGCTATTCGGTCAGCCGGGTGCCGAAAATCAACCGGGACTGGATCGAGCGGCTGATGGTGTCTGCGAACAGCGCAGGCGGCCTGTTCTTCTCCGTGGAACCTCCGCCGGTGCTCCCTGTCCTGAAATCACGATCCTGA
- the ppk2 gene encoding polyphosphate kinase 2 — translation MAKKKPTPGRIRKAEYNAELRRLQTELVAMQEWVRESGARIVVIFEGRDAAGKGSAIKRVTEYLNPRIARIVALPVPTDRERGQWYFQRYIEHLPSTGEIVLMDRSWYNRAGVERVMGYCSPDEYRRFLHQAPLFERMLVEDGILLVKYWFSVSDHEQEARFRSRLKDPMRRWKLSETDLLSITKWVDYSKAKDEMFVHTDIAEAPWWVVESEDKLAARLNMINHLLSIVPYEHREPPRVSIPHRPQGADYERPPRELNRTVPDHAATLGGDSDASG, via the coding sequence ATGGCGAAGAAGAAACCCACACCAGGCAGGATCCGCAAGGCCGAATACAACGCCGAGCTGCGCAGGCTGCAGACGGAGCTCGTCGCGATGCAGGAGTGGGTGCGCGAGTCGGGCGCCCGTATCGTCGTGATCTTCGAGGGCCGGGACGCCGCGGGCAAGGGCTCGGCCATCAAGCGGGTCACCGAGTACCTGAATCCGCGGATCGCCCGGATCGTGGCGCTGCCGGTGCCGACAGACCGTGAGCGTGGCCAGTGGTATTTCCAGCGGTACATCGAGCACCTGCCGTCGACGGGGGAGATCGTCCTGATGGACCGCTCCTGGTACAACCGGGCCGGCGTCGAACGCGTGATGGGGTACTGCTCCCCCGACGAGTACCGCCGGTTCCTGCACCAGGCACCCCTCTTCGAGCGGATGCTGGTCGAAGACGGGATCCTCCTCGTCAAGTATTGGTTCTCCGTCTCCGACCACGAGCAGGAGGCCCGGTTCCGCTCGAGGCTCAAGGACCCGATGCGGCGCTGGAAGCTCTCGGAGACCGACCTGCTCTCGATCACGAAGTGGGTGGACTACTCCAAGGCCAAGGATGAGATGTTCGTGCACACGGACATCGCCGAGGCGCCCTGGTGGGTCGTCGAGAGCGAGGACAAGCTCGCGGCCAGGCTCAACATGATCAACCATCTGCTCTCGATCGTGCCGTACGAGCACCGTGAACCGCCGCGGGTCTCGATTCCGCATCGGCCGCAGGGCGCCGACTACGAGCGTCCGCCGCGCGAACTCAACCGCACCGTCCCCGACCATGCGGCTACGCTCGGTGGCGACAGTGACGCGTCCGGATAG
- a CDS encoding helix-turn-helix domain-containing protein, with the protein MALEHRTLISSVQRALRIVDIVSGAPRPMPVKAVAQATGLSLGTAYNLTRTLVHEGYLGAEPDGLVLGLRFPSLRDADAGVFLARVRHTLRQVAGENGATAYLARFSDGRVDLIDIVDAAGIPRSEPWTGLSASPHASALGRQILAQLSREQRADFLAAHGRPPGAHAAPGAPDTRGIPAAHAAHAAYAANGANAAHLASPASVTNAGTPADTHTATHLYGTVTLPRPADARCTHQGAAHGNACLAVPVRAPGVIAALGVAVIGEWGTAELGALTLRLRASANALAAQLGAERPVQARA; encoded by the coding sequence ATGGCGCTGGAACACCGCACCCTCATTTCCTCGGTCCAGCGCGCCCTCAGGATCGTCGACATCGTCTCGGGCGCCCCCCGGCCGATGCCCGTCAAGGCGGTCGCCCAAGCCACGGGGCTCAGCCTCGGCACGGCGTACAACCTGACCAGGACCCTCGTGCACGAGGGATATCTCGGCGCGGAGCCCGACGGCCTCGTCCTCGGGCTCCGGTTCCCGAGCCTCCGCGACGCAGACGCCGGCGTCTTTCTCGCCCGGGTGCGCCACACCCTCCGCCAGGTTGCCGGGGAGAACGGCGCGACGGCGTACCTCGCGCGCTTCAGCGACGGGAGGGTGGACCTCATCGACATCGTCGACGCCGCGGGCATCCCGAGATCCGAGCCGTGGACAGGGCTCAGCGCCAGCCCGCACGCCTCGGCACTCGGACGCCAGATCCTCGCCCAGCTCAGCCGCGAGCAGCGCGCCGACTTCCTCGCCGCGCACGGCCGTCCGCCGGGTGCCCACGCTGCGCCAGGGGCGCCAGACACACGTGGCATCCCCGCCGCGCACGCGGCCCATGCCGCATATGCCGCGAACGGTGCGAACGCTGCGCACCTGGCAAGCCCGGCGAGCGTGACGAACGCGGGCACGCCCGCCGACACACACACGGCAACGCACCTCTATGGCACGGTCACGCTCCCCCGCCCGGCGGATGCCCGCTGCACGCACCAGGGCGCGGCCCACGGCAACGCGTGCCTCGCGGTCCCGGTGCGGGCGCCCGGCGTGATCGCCGCCCTCGGTGTCGCCGTGATCGGGGAGTGGGGAACAGCCGAACTCGGCGCGCTCACGCTGCGGTTGCGCGCATCGGCGAACGCGCTCGCGGCTCAGCTCGGCGCAGAACGGCCCGTGCAGGCCCGTGCCTGA